A single genomic interval of Juglans regia cultivar Chandler chromosome 1, Walnut 2.0, whole genome shotgun sequence harbors:
- the LOC109009505 gene encoding putative transcription factor bHLH041, translated as MIMDTTFLLDEADRANFFRLIMQSIGRYTHICLWLYSPHPSNCLYFMDGFFYEENNQPSSSSGSRARRLFDEYRNSSFPMVENECVPGLAFRNSRPYMEVQELNLQRLASTEAQRLFYQEARIKTAVFMGCKSGEIEIGFANVSQLDIEKEMKNLFPEDLSRSFSPIAEPFWRPDQNLPSSSSSSLKSLTDSPEYSSLLLNIPSTSHFPEALRDQVIPTMAMPQMPTSTSPHHQALQALAAAANIQFPAPETENSAIARAILTVLSSHSSSSSLSPHQTQQNLPYGSHRENSKPSAFKSYVSALGPRTSTQIRANNARRQSLLNRSVLFYRSLNFLRVRERMQTTRPTSTQLHHMISERKRREKLNESFQALRSLLPPGTKKDKASLLTTTREYLSSLKAQVAELTRRNQLLEAQQLLPAKEANEEETSSSNERLMVRISAVSGSSSPDQERIVELRVTVRGECPMEDMAIRILEFLKQVQNVSLVSMETNIIQITESTSSTRITMRLRIVGNDWDEAAFREAVRRVVADLA; from the exons ATGATTATGGACACAACCTTTCTACTCGATGAAGCCGACCGTGCAAACTTCTTCCGGTTGATAATGCAGTCAATTGGGCGCTACACTCACATCTGCCTTTGGTTATATTCGCCCCACCCTTCCAA CTGCTTATACTTCATGGATGGATTCTTTTACGAAGAGAACAACCAGCCTAGCTCTTCTTCAGGAAGTCGAGCTCGGAGGCTTTTTGACGAGTACCGGAACAGCTCGTTTCCGATGGTCGAAAATGA ATGTGTTCCGGGACTTGCTTTCAGGAACAGTCGTCCTTATATGGAAGTCCAAGAATTAAACCTTCAACGTCTGGCATCAACCGAAGCACAGCGACTATTCTATCAG GAAGCGAGGATTAAG ACTGCAGTTTTTATGGGATGTAAGAGTGGGGAGATTGAGATAGGCTTTGCCAATGTGTCTCAG CTTGacattgaaaaggaaatgaagaacTTGTTCCCCGAAGATTTGTCCCGAAGTTTTTCTCCAATTGCAGAGCCTTTCTGGCGTCCGGATCAAAACCTgccttcatcatcttcatcgtCCTTGAAATCACTAACCGACAGCCCCGAGTACTCATCCCTTCTGTTAAACATTCCAAGCACTTCCCACTTCCCAGAAGCCCTTAGAGATCAGGTAATTCCCACAATGGCAATGCCTCAAATGCCAACAAGCACAAGTCCTCACCATCAAGCCCTCCAAGCACTTGCAGCAGCAGCAAATATTCAATTCCCAGCACCTGAAACTGAAAATTCTGCTATTGCAAGAGCCATTCTAACCGTTCTATCTtcacattcttcttcttcttctctatcaCCGCATCAAACCCAACAAAATTTACCCTATGGTAGTCATCGGGAAAATTCAAAGCCTAGTGCTTTCAAGAGTTATGTTTCGGCTTTAGGACCAAGAACTAGTACCCAAATTAGAGCAAATAATGCACGCAGGCAAAGCTTGCTTAATAGATCGGTTTTGTTCTATAGAAGCTTGAATTTTCTCAGAGTTCGCGAACGCATGCAAACAACCCGCCCCACAAGCACTCAGTTGCACCACATGATCTCAGAGCGCAAAAGGCGTGAAAAACTCAATGAAAGCTTTCAGGCATTGAGATCACTTCTTCCTCCCGGAACTAAG AAAGATAAAGCTTCGCTGCTTACTACGACAAGGGAGTATTTGAGTTCCTTGAAAGCTCAAGTTGCAGAGCTTACTAGGAGAAACCAGCTTTTGGAGGCTCAACAGCTTTTGCCTGCTAAAGAAGCTAATGAAGAGGAAACCAGTTCCTCGAATGAAAGACTCATGGTTCGGATTTCAGCCGTGTCGGGATCAAGTAGCCCAGATCAAGAGCGCATAGTTGAGTTGCGTGTGACTGTAAGAGGCGAATGTCCAATGGAGGATATGGCCATTCGAATTTTGGAATTCCTGAAGCAGGTCCAGAATGTAAGCTTGGTGTCCATGGAAACCAACATCATCCAGATTACAGAATCAACCTCTTCAACTCGCATAACCATGAGATTAAGAATTGTg GGGAACGATTGGGACGAGGCTGCCTTCCGGGAAGCAGTGAGACGGGTTGTTGCTGATTTGGCATGA